CTCGATATGGCCGTGGCTATGCGGCTGCGGCATGATCTGGGGCGGAAAGGAGCGGATGCCGAAGCGCCCGAAAGCCTTGCCCGAGGAATAAAAGCTCCGGTCCGGCCGGGGCGTCGGGCGCGGCGCCCCTTCACGGACGCGGCGCGGCTGGACGGGGCTATCAACAGTCATACTTATCGGCCGACTTCTTTGAAACCCGAAACAAGTCTCTATCATTCCGGATTGTTTCGTCCAAGGCAAGGCGTACCATTTGCTCGTCAGCACGGAACAGGCCGGACGGGAGTATCCGGCTAGCGGCCAAAAGCGCCGTCCCAGTGCAAATGGGAGGTTTTATGAAAAAGCATGCTTATGCCCTTGGCGGGGCAGGATTGATGCTGGGCATTTCACTGCTTGCAGTGCAAGCCCAGGATTTGACGGGCGAGCTTCCAGATCCGCCGGAGTTTTCGGCACAGAGCGAGCCCAACTTCGTCAGCGTTTCCGACATCCAGGAATACAAGGCGCTGCCCGAATATCATGAACCCGACTGGGTCACGGCGAAATATGTCGAGGCCGGCACCCTGCCCCCCGTCGCCGAGCGCCTGCCCAAGGAGCCGCTGGTGTTCAAGACCGGCGACATGCCCGACGGCATTGGCGTCTATGGCGACGTAATGCGCCATGTGATCGGCGGCCGCCCCGAAGGCTGGAATTATACCGCCGGCCAGAACCAGGGCTGGGGCGGCATCGATATCGGCCTCTCGGAATGCCTGACGCGCACCGGCCCGCTCTTCGAGGTGAAGGCCGACGAGCTCGAACCGCTTCCCAACCTGGCCAAGAGCTGGGAGTGGTCCGAAGACGGGCACGAGCTGACCATGCACCTGATCGAAGGCGCCAAATGGTCCGACGGCGACCCCTTCGACGCCGATGACGTCATGTTCTACTGGAACGACGCCATCATGGACTCCAACGTCTCCCCGCTCAATGGCGGCACGCCGGAGACCTTCGGTGTCGGCACGACGCTTGAAGCGCTCGATCCCTACACGATCAAATGGACCTTCAAGGAAGTCCGGCCCACGCAATATCTCTATGCCATGGCCTACGGCACTTTCTGCCCCGGCCCGAGCCATATCCTCAAGCCCCAGCATCCCAAATATTCCGACAACACCTACGAGCAGTTCAAGAACGCCTTCCCGCCGGAATATATGAACATGCCGGTGATGGGCGCCTGGGTGCCGGTGGAATATCGGCCGGACGACATCGTGGTGATGCGCCGCAACCCCTATTACTGGAAGGTCGACGAGAACGGCAACCAGTTGCCCTATCTCAACGAAATGCATTACCGCCTCAGCACCTGGGCTGACCGCGACGTGCAGGCCGTCGCCGGTTCTGGCGACTTCTCCAACCTCGAACAGGCCGAAAGCTATGTCGAGGCGCTGAAGCGCTCGGCCGAAGACAGCGCCCCGGCCCGCCTGCAGTTCGGCGCCCGCACCATCGGCTATGCGCTCGAATTCAACCTCTCGGCCAATGGCTGGGGCGAACCCGATGCCCGCGGCCAGGCCATCCACGAACTGAACCGGAACCTCGATTTCCGCAAGGCCGTCTCGATCGCCATCGATCGCCAGCGGCTGGGTGACTCGCTGGTCCGCGGTCCGTTCACCGCCATCTATCCGGGCGGCCTCTATGCCGGCACGGCCTTCTACGACAAGGCCTCGACGGTCTATTATCCGTATAACCTCGACGCGGCCAATGCCCTGCTCGACGGCATCGGCCTGATCGATACCGACGGCAATGGCGTACGCAACCTGCCCGATGGCGGCGCGGATGTGGAAATCACCCTGCTCGCCAATACGGACTATGCGACCGACACCAACCTAGCCGAAGGCGTCATCGCCATGATGGAACCGCTCGGCCTGCGCGTCATCGCCAATTTCCAGCAGGGAACCTCGCGTGACGACATGCAGCAGGCCGGCCAGTTCGACTGGCATGTCCGCCGCCAGGGCGCCGAAATGGTCTCGGTGGTGCAGGGCACGACCTTCCTCGCGCCCACGGGTCCGCAGACCAGCTACTTCCACCGCGCCGGCACGGATGGAACAGTGGACACCCTGCCCTTCGAGCAGGAACTGGTCGATACGGTGAATGCCTTTGTCGCCACCAGCGACAATGCCGAACGGGCCGAGTTGATGAAGACCTTCCAGCACGTCTTCACCGAGAACGTCTATTCCGTCGGTTTGACGCAGTATCCAGGTGCGCTGATCATCAACAAGCGCTTCGCCAATATCCCGGCCGGCGCCCCGATCTTCATGTTCAACTGGGCCGAGGACAACATCATCCGCGAACGCGTCTACGTCCCCGAGGACAAGCAGGGCGATTACGAACTGCACCCCGAGACGCTTCCGGGCGCTCCGGGCGGCGCGGGCCCGGTGTGACCACCGGCGCCTCGGCTCCTGCCTCCCTCCCCCTTGTGGGGAGGGAGAGCGAGATAGGACTTAGCCCTTCGCTAAGTCCGTGATCGAGCAGGGTGGGGGTATGGTTCCGCAAACAGTGCGCGTGGCCCCCCCACCCTTGATCCCTCCCCACAAGGGGGAGGGAGACGACTGAGACCCCGGTGCAATACCCGGATAGGTTAAGAGGCCGCCATGCTTCGATTTCTGACCATGCGCATATTGGGCGCGATCCCGCTGCTGTTCCTGCTCAGCGTGGTGACCTTCGCCATCATCCAGGCGCCGCCGGGCGATTATGGCGACACGATCCGCTCCATGCTGATCAACCAGGGTGGCGCGGCCCCCACCGTGGCCGAGGCGCAGGCCGAACTGTATCGCGAGGCCCATGGCCTCAACGACCCCATCATCGTGCAGTATTTCCGCTGGATATCAGGCATCGTGACCCGCTTCGACTTCGGCCACTCCTTCTTCTACAACAAGGATGTCGGCCAGGTCGTGGCCGAGCGCCTGCCCGCCACGATCGCCCTGGCGCTGGTCTGCCACCTGCTCGCCTCGCTGCTGGGCATTGGCCTCGGCATTCTGGCTGCGACAAGGCAATATTCCTGGGTCGATACCGGACTGGGCATCATCTCTTTCCTCGGCATGACGATCCCCCGCTTCCTGCTGGCCATCATCATTCTCTATTTCCTGGTGTTCCGGCTCAATGTCAGCGAGGTCGGCATGTTCTTCTCGGCCCGCTATGGCGGCGCGCCCTGGAGCTGGGACAAGTTCGTCAACCTCGTCCAGCATGTCTGGCCGGTCGTGTTCATCGCCACCTTTGGCGGGCTGGCCTATAATATGCGCGTGATGCGCGCCAACCTGCTCGACGTGCTCAACAGCCAGTATGTCGAGACCGCGCGAGCCAAAGGCCTACCCGAAGGCGCCGTCATCATGAAGCATGCCGTGCCCAATGCGCTCCATCCGCTGGTCGCCTATCAGGGCGTGGTACTGCCCTATATGCTGACCGGCGAAATCGAGGTGGCCATCGTCTTCGGCCTTGCCACTGTCGGCCCGGCCATTGTCGGCTCCATGGGCGTGGGCGATGTCTATGTCACCGCCACATTCATGCTGGTGCTGGCCGCCACGCTGATCGTCGGCAACATCATTTCCGATATCCTGCTGGTGGCGCTCGATCCCCGCATCCGTCTTGGGGGAGGCAGCGAATGACCGATCTCGATACCCGCTCGTCCATTCCCCTGCCATCAGATGCCGCCGGCGGTCCTATGCCCACCGGCGCCGAAGAGGCCGATACCGCACCAACCGTAACCCGCTTCGGCACCGGCAATGAAGGCTATGCTACCCTGGTCTGGCGCCGCTTCCGCCGCTCGACCATGGGCATGATCGGCCTCGTCCTGGTCGTGCTGCTGCTGGTGATCTCGATCTTCGCCGATTTCTTCGCGCCGATGGACCCCAAGGCAGCCAACCTGCCTTTCGCCCCGCCCGACGTGATTGCCTTCGAGGATCCATCAGGCAATTTCAGCCTCGTGCCCTATGTCTATCCCATTGGCGACACAGGCGAATTCGATCCCATCACGTTCCAGCCGCTGAGCGGCATCGTCAAGGACAACCCGACCCCCACAGGCTTCTTCGTCCCCGGCTACAGCTATCACCTGCTCTGGGTCATTCCCTCCAATATCCACTTCTTCGGCTCCACCGACGGACGGCCGATCCAGTTGCTGGGCACCGACAAGTTCGGCCGCGACATCCTTTCGCGCGGCATTATCGGCTCGCGCATCTCGCTGATGATCGCCTTGGCCGTGGTGAGCATCACCACCATTGTCGGCACGCTGGTCGGCATCACGTCAGGCTATATAGGCGGACGGCTCGACGCCTGGGTGCAGCGCTTCGTGGAATTCGTGCTGGCCTTCCCGCAACTGCCGCTCTACCTGGCGCTCACCTCGCTGATCCCGGTGACGGCACCATCTAATGTGTTCCTGACCTTCGTGATCTTCGTCATGGCGGTGCTGGGCTGGGCGCAATTGAGCCGGGAAGTCCGCTCCAAGACGCTGGCCCTGGCCCGCATCGACTATGTGCGCGCCGCCATCGCCGTGGGTGCCACCGATAGCCGCATCATTGTCAGGCACATCCTGCCCAATGTGCTCAGCCACGTCATCGTGGCGGTGACCCTGGCCGTGC
This sequence is a window from Devosia ginsengisoli. Protein-coding genes within it:
- a CDS encoding ABC transporter substrate-binding protein, yielding MKKHAYALGGAGLMLGISLLAVQAQDLTGELPDPPEFSAQSEPNFVSVSDIQEYKALPEYHEPDWVTAKYVEAGTLPPVAERLPKEPLVFKTGDMPDGIGVYGDVMRHVIGGRPEGWNYTAGQNQGWGGIDIGLSECLTRTGPLFEVKADELEPLPNLAKSWEWSEDGHELTMHLIEGAKWSDGDPFDADDVMFYWNDAIMDSNVSPLNGGTPETFGVGTTLEALDPYTIKWTFKEVRPTQYLYAMAYGTFCPGPSHILKPQHPKYSDNTYEQFKNAFPPEYMNMPVMGAWVPVEYRPDDIVVMRRNPYYWKVDENGNQLPYLNEMHYRLSTWADRDVQAVAGSGDFSNLEQAESYVEALKRSAEDSAPARLQFGARTIGYALEFNLSANGWGEPDARGQAIHELNRNLDFRKAVSIAIDRQRLGDSLVRGPFTAIYPGGLYAGTAFYDKASTVYYPYNLDAANALLDGIGLIDTDGNGVRNLPDGGADVEITLLANTDYATDTNLAEGVIAMMEPLGLRVIANFQQGTSRDDMQQAGQFDWHVRRQGAEMVSVVQGTTFLAPTGPQTSYFHRAGTDGTVDTLPFEQELVDTVNAFVATSDNAERAELMKTFQHVFTENVYSVGLTQYPGALIINKRFANIPAGAPIFMFNWAEDNIIRERVYVPEDKQGDYELHPETLPGAPGGAGPV
- a CDS encoding ABC transporter permease yields the protein MLRFLTMRILGAIPLLFLLSVVTFAIIQAPPGDYGDTIRSMLINQGGAAPTVAEAQAELYREAHGLNDPIIVQYFRWISGIVTRFDFGHSFFYNKDVGQVVAERLPATIALALVCHLLASLLGIGLGILAATRQYSWVDTGLGIISFLGMTIPRFLLAIIILYFLVFRLNVSEVGMFFSARYGGAPWSWDKFVNLVQHVWPVVFIATFGGLAYNMRVMRANLLDVLNSQYVETARAKGLPEGAVIMKHAVPNALHPLVAYQGVVLPYMLTGEIEVAIVFGLATVGPAIVGSMGVGDVYVTATFMLVLAATLIVGNIISDILLVALDPRIRLGGGSE
- a CDS encoding ABC transporter permease yields the protein MPTGAEEADTAPTVTRFGTGNEGYATLVWRRFRRSTMGMIGLVLVVLLLVISIFADFFAPMDPKAANLPFAPPDVIAFEDPSGNFSLVPYVYPIGDTGEFDPITFQPLSGIVKDNPTPTGFFVPGYSYHLLWVIPSNIHFFGSTDGRPIQLLGTDKFGRDILSRGIIGSRISLMIALAVVSITTIVGTLVGITSGYIGGRLDAWVQRFVEFVLAFPQLPLYLALTSLIPVTAPSNVFLTFVIFVMAVLGWAQLSREVRSKTLALARIDYVRAAIAVGATDSRIIVRHILPNVLSHVIVAVTLAVPTVVLLESFLGFLGFAVKPPLISWGLMLQDTGTFSVIGSYPWILSPVIFVLITVFAFNALGDGLRDAVDPY